A stretch of Methanosphaerula palustris E1-9c DNA encodes these proteins:
- a CDS encoding aldo/keto reductase, giving the protein MKNLDKDLSILGFGCMRLPLSDDGSIDEPLATAMVRDAIDRGVNYIDTAYPYHNGESELFLGRALSDGYRERVNLATKLPSWLVHSREDMDCYLNEQLEKLQTNHIDCYLVHGLNSVLWKDLVPLGLTEFLDDAIADGRIGAAGFSFHDPSGDVFKEIVDGYDWTFAQIQYNFMDEDYQAGTAGLQYAAEKGLGLVIMEPIRGGMLATRIPAIQKIWTRASTQRTPAEWALRWVWNHPEVTVVLSGMSTPEQVRQNIATADQGHPNSLSEGELRLYDLVRHEYTKRIRVPCTGCKYCMPCPSGVNIPECFAHYNAGTIFEDPGVANINYTIATGSFFGGSPSCASQCTECGACEEQCPQGIHIRERLKEVAMYFGR; this is encoded by the coding sequence ATGAAGAACCTCGATAAGGACCTCTCGATCCTGGGATTCGGGTGCATGCGCCTCCCGCTCTCAGACGACGGGAGCATCGACGAGCCACTGGCGACAGCGATGGTCAGGGACGCGATCGATCGGGGAGTGAACTATATCGATACCGCCTATCCATATCACAACGGGGAGAGCGAACTGTTCCTTGGACGTGCACTATCGGACGGATACCGTGAACGGGTGAACCTCGCGACAAAACTGCCGAGCTGGCTGGTACATTCTCGCGAGGATATGGACTGCTACCTGAACGAACAGTTAGAAAAACTGCAGACCAACCATATTGACTGTTACCTGGTCCACGGCCTGAACAGTGTCTTATGGAAAGACCTGGTCCCGCTCGGCCTCACCGAGTTTCTGGACGATGCAATCGCCGATGGTCGGATCGGAGCTGCAGGCTTCTCGTTTCATGACCCTTCAGGGGATGTCTTTAAAGAGATTGTCGACGGGTACGACTGGACCTTCGCTCAGATCCAGTACAACTTCATGGATGAGGACTACCAGGCCGGGACTGCAGGACTTCAGTATGCCGCAGAGAAGGGGCTCGGACTGGTGATCATGGAGCCAATCCGCGGGGGAATGCTGGCCACAAGGATCCCTGCCATCCAGAAGATCTGGACCAGGGCATCGACGCAGCGGACCCCTGCAGAGTGGGCGCTCCGCTGGGTCTGGAATCATCCAGAGGTGACAGTCGTCCTCTCCGGGATGTCGACGCCGGAGCAGGTCCGGCAGAACATCGCAACAGCCGATCAAGGTCACCCAAATTCCCTCTCCGAGGGGGAACTCCGACTCTATGATCTGGTCAGGCACGAATACACAAAGCGTATCAGGGTGCCATGCACAGGCTGCAAATATTGTATGCCCTGCCCATCCGGTGTGAACATTCCAGAGTGCTTCGCCCACTACAATGCCGGAACGATCTTCGAAGACCCGGGTGTCGCAAACATCAACTACACGATTGCCACCGGGTCGTTCTTTGGCGGTTCCCCATCGTGCGCCTCACAGTGCACAGAATGCGGGGCATGCGAAGAACAGTGTCCGCAGGGGATTCATATCCGGGAGCGGCTCAAGGAGGTCGCAATGTACTTTGGAAGGTAA
- a CDS encoding MATE family efflux transporter, translating into MTESNPEVTQNTDLKMKAETAGVSLLRGDPKKAILKLSGPMIVAMLLMSLYNIVNAIWVAGLGSDAMAAVGFITPLFMIIMGLGAGLGAGVTSVISRRIGAEDREGADSAAVHALLLMLAISAILTVPLILFAQPIALLFGAGKTAGLAAEYGQVIFAGTVLLLFSNIGYAILRAEGDAKRTMYAMVASSLINMVLDPLLIYTAGLGIAGAAWGTLISVGFVSVVLLYWFFVKRDTYISLSWQHFKPDRAIVTDVLKVGLPASLEFVLMSALAIILNGILVIVAGTDAVAVYTAGWRVVMFAIIPVVAIGTAVTAVTGAAYGARLYKRLRVIHRFSVGFGIAITLLISVVTYVFSQQIAYLFAYAPESAHLSPTIAAFLATMCFFYPFVPPGIMSGCVFQGLGRGVNSLIVSLFRNLLFIAVFAYVLGVVLGMGEHGVWWGIVIGDILGGLLGYAWARYHISQLISLPGASAD; encoded by the coding sequence ATGACAGAATCTAATCCAGAAGTCACTCAAAACACAGATCTGAAGATGAAGGCAGAGACCGCTGGTGTCTCACTCTTACGGGGTGACCCAAAGAAGGCGATCCTCAAACTCTCCGGACCGATGATCGTAGCGATGCTGTTGATGTCGCTGTACAACATAGTGAATGCTATCTGGGTGGCCGGGCTCGGCTCTGATGCTATGGCAGCTGTCGGGTTCATCACCCCGCTCTTCATGATTATTATGGGGCTTGGGGCTGGGCTTGGTGCAGGGGTCACCTCGGTGATATCACGACGGATCGGGGCGGAGGATAGGGAAGGAGCGGACAGCGCTGCAGTCCATGCGCTCTTGTTGATGCTCGCCATCTCAGCGATCCTCACGGTTCCCCTGATCCTCTTCGCCCAGCCGATCGCCCTCCTCTTCGGAGCAGGGAAGACGGCTGGACTTGCAGCTGAGTACGGCCAGGTGATCTTCGCCGGGACCGTTCTGCTCCTCTTCTCCAATATCGGGTACGCGATTCTCCGTGCCGAGGGGGACGCTAAACGGACCATGTACGCGATGGTCGCCTCCTCGCTCATCAATATGGTTCTCGACCCGTTGCTGATCTATACGGCGGGTCTGGGGATCGCAGGTGCGGCCTGGGGGACGCTCATCTCTGTTGGATTTGTATCAGTTGTCCTGCTCTACTGGTTCTTTGTGAAGCGGGACACCTACATCTCGCTCTCGTGGCAGCATTTCAAACCCGACCGGGCGATCGTGACAGACGTCCTGAAGGTCGGACTCCCGGCGAGCCTGGAGTTCGTACTGATGTCGGCGCTTGCCATCATTCTCAACGGAATTCTGGTGATCGTCGCTGGCACCGACGCAGTCGCTGTTTATACGGCTGGCTGGCGGGTTGTGATGTTTGCTATCATTCCGGTGGTAGCAATTGGTACCGCCGTGACTGCAGTCACCGGGGCAGCCTATGGTGCACGTCTGTATAAGCGTCTGCGGGTGATCCACCGTTTCTCGGTTGGATTTGGAATCGCTATCACCCTTCTGATCAGTGTGGTGACCTACGTCTTCTCCCAGCAGATCGCCTATCTCTTCGCATACGCTCCGGAGAGCGCTCATCTTTCTCCGACGATTGCAGCCTTCCTGGCGACGATGTGTTTCTTCTATCCGTTCGTACCGCCGGGTATCATGTCAGGCTGTGTATTTCAGGGGCTGGGTCGGGGCGTTAACTCGTTGATCGTCAGTCTGTTCCGGAACCTGCTCTTCATTGCCGTCTTCGCCTATGTTCTTGGTGTCGTCCTTGGTATGGGAGAACATGGAGTCTGGTGGGGGATCGTGATCGGAGACATTCTCGGCGGGCTGCTCGGGTATGCCTGGGCCAGGTATCATATCAGTCAGTTGATATCCCTACCGGGTGCATCGGCAGACTGA
- a CDS encoding MarR family winged helix-turn-helix transcriptional regulator, whose product MREDEEIPLAGLVSVIARTHGIMMNYRLRPYDLSSGQFPLLMHLSHQQNITQESLARHLHLDKGAIARAARKLEDTGYISRTPDPVNRRAFRLLLTEKGEQIVSKIQMIDQEWDDQVCDGLSPEERVDLNALLNRIAMNCIRNIRNREEPSHDRI is encoded by the coding sequence TTGAGAGAAGACGAAGAGATCCCGTTAGCAGGGCTTGTTTCGGTTATTGCCAGAACCCACGGGATCATGATGAACTACCGGCTCCGCCCCTATGACCTCTCATCAGGGCAGTTTCCGCTTCTCATGCATCTCTCCCATCAGCAGAACATTACGCAGGAATCTCTGGCTAGGCATCTTCACCTCGACAAGGGAGCGATCGCCCGTGCAGCCCGTAAACTCGAGGATACTGGCTATATCAGCCGGACTCCTGACCCGGTCAACCGGCGGGCGTTCAGGCTCCTGTTGACGGAGAAAGGAGAACAGATTGTCTCTAAAATACAGATGATCGATCAGGAGTGGGATGATCAGGTCTGTGATGGTCTCTCGCCAGAAGAACGCGTAGATCTCAACGCCCTCCTGAACAGAATTGCGATGAATTGTATCAGAAATATCCGTAATCGTGAGGAACCCTCACATGACAGAATCTAA
- a CDS encoding sensor histidine kinase — translation MSPEEWKHQYISDLLIPALIIISITVIFFIDLVTPSEFRVLTPYVLPLILTIWLRQRWAPFAVAGVSIVLIIISLLFTSPANLFETVLDRALFCLILVIAAIGIQTYTDQVEARQKSARSLRKIIDSADSLIFVKDFGGHFLQANLATARFFGTTVDGMIGKTDEDFRFLDTADQIRHLHDENAEVIHSKNEIHSEAALFGADGQIHWFTTAKVPMLNPEGECDSVLVVATDISERKKAEESLKEYAGRLQRSNEDLQRFAYIASHDLQEPLRSIVSYSQMLDRRYRGKLDADADEFLEYIVEGGLRMQMLIQDVLAFSRINASEPQFTETNIEAVLVDVEEGLNQMIQSSGATITHEPLPMVMADRMQMVQLFTNLISNAVKFHRPGVVPMIHVRAGRIGQFWEFSVADNGIGIESDYFERIFVIFQRLHTRQEYEGTGIGLTIARKILDRHGGQIRVTSTVGRGTTFYFTLPATAT, via the coding sequence GTGAGTCCAGAAGAGTGGAAACATCAGTATATTTCTGACCTCCTGATACCTGCTCTGATCATCATCTCGATAACTGTCATCTTCTTCATTGACCTGGTCACGCCTTCTGAATTCAGGGTTCTGACGCCGTACGTCCTCCCTCTGATCCTGACCATCTGGCTCCGGCAGCGGTGGGCGCCTTTCGCTGTTGCAGGGGTTTCAATTGTTCTCATCATCATCAGTCTTCTCTTCACCTCCCCGGCAAATCTTTTTGAGACCGTCCTCGACCGGGCATTGTTCTGTCTGATCCTTGTCATCGCTGCAATAGGGATCCAGACATATACCGATCAGGTGGAGGCCAGGCAGAAATCTGCACGTTCTCTACGGAAGATCATTGATTCGGCCGACAGCCTGATCTTTGTGAAAGACTTTGGGGGGCATTTCCTCCAGGCAAATTTGGCAACGGCTCGATTCTTCGGCACGACTGTCGACGGGATGATCGGGAAGACCGACGAAGATTTCAGGTTCCTGGATACTGCGGATCAGATCCGCCACCTCCATGATGAGAACGCAGAAGTGATTCACAGTAAAAATGAGATCCACTCAGAAGCAGCGCTTTTCGGAGCGGATGGACAGATCCACTGGTTCACCACGGCCAAGGTTCCCATGCTGAATCCGGAGGGAGAGTGTGACAGCGTGCTTGTTGTGGCGACGGATATATCTGAGCGCAAGAAGGCAGAGGAGAGCCTGAAGGAGTACGCCGGGAGACTGCAGCGGTCGAACGAGGATCTACAGCGGTTTGCGTACATCGCGAGCCATGATCTACAGGAACCGTTGCGGTCGATCGTCTCGTACAGCCAGATGCTGGACCGGCGGTACCGGGGGAAATTAGACGCAGATGCTGATGAATTTCTGGAGTACATCGTCGAAGGTGGTCTCCGGATGCAGATGCTGATTCAGGATGTGCTTGCGTTCTCCCGTATCAATGCCAGTGAACCACAGTTCACAGAGACCAATATCGAGGCCGTGCTGGTCGATGTGGAGGAAGGCCTGAACCAGATGATCCAATCCTCTGGAGCGACTATCACCCATGAGCCGCTGCCGATGGTGATGGCAGACCGGATGCAGATGGTTCAGCTCTTCACGAATCTGATCAGCAATGCGGTGAAATTTCACCGCCCCGGGGTGGTGCCGATGATCCATGTCAGGGCCGGCAGGATCGGACAGTTCTGGGAGTTCTCGGTTGCAGATAACGGAATCGGGATCGAATCAGATTACTTCGAGCGCATCTTTGTGATCTTCCAGCGGCTCCATACCCGGCAGGAGTACGAAGGGACCGGGATCGGCCTCACCATCGCCAGGAAGATCCTCGACCGACATGGCGGGCAGATTCGAGTCACTTCGACGGTCGGGAGGGGAACGACCTTCTACTTCACGCTCCCGGCTACCGCCACCTGA
- a CDS encoding amino acid ABC transporter permease — protein sequence MTTPDFILTILLPAIGSGLLVTLGLVACSAPFGLLTGIGVALGRTYGSPFTASVCRLFVLLVKGCPLLILLFIIYFGLPSVGIRFSAFVASVLGFILCNGAYTSEYIRGALGSIRDGQMTAALALGMTRRQAIRYVMLPQAMRRAIPGIANEMIYLIKYSSLAYMLTCIEVTGAGKIVAAKYFTYTETFAVVGLVYLALVTIATWMANYLEVRYRIPGMVNAGEPI from the coding sequence ATGACGACACCGGACTTTATCCTGACGATCCTCTTGCCTGCCATCGGCAGCGGGCTGCTGGTCACGCTCGGTCTGGTCGCCTGTTCGGCGCCGTTCGGGCTGCTGACCGGGATCGGGGTCGCCCTCGGCAGGACCTATGGGAGTCCGTTCACGGCCTCGGTCTGCCGGCTCTTTGTGCTGCTCGTCAAGGGATGTCCGTTGTTGATCCTGCTCTTCATCATCTACTTCGGTCTGCCCTCGGTCGGGATTCGGTTCTCCGCTTTCGTCGCCTCGGTGCTTGGGTTCATCCTCTGTAATGGAGCCTACACCTCAGAATATATCCGGGGTGCACTGGGCTCGATCCGGGACGGGCAGATGACCGCCGCCCTTGCTCTGGGTATGACTCGCAGGCAGGCAATCCGCTATGTCATGCTGCCGCAGGCGATGCGGCGGGCTATCCCTGGGATCGCCAACGAGATGATCTACCTGATCAAGTACTCGTCCCTGGCCTACATGCTGACCTGTATCGAGGTGACTGGAGCCGGCAAGATCGTCGCAGCTAAGTACTTCACGTACACTGAGACGTTTGCAGTCGTTGGACTGGTGTACCTGGCGCTGGTCACGATCGCGACATGGATGGCCAATTATCTAGAGGTGCGGTATCGGATCCCGGGAATGGTTAACGCAGGGGAGCCGATCTGA
- a CDS encoding amino acid ABC transporter ATP-binding protein gives MDDVILSVENLSKTFGTSQVLRSVSFSVKKGETKVFIGPSGTGKTTLLRCINQLTPPDTGTVRLHGEEVTATSPRINYFRQKMGMVFQNFYLFDHLTAVKNIELALIRVQGLSRDEAHTKALQELERVGLLDKADCYPAELSGGQQQRVAIARALAGDPDVMLFDEPTSALDPERISEVLEIIRDLARSGMTMLIITHEMSFALSVASEILFMEKGQIVERGTPQEMQNNPDFQRTRAFLSHLGDHAGPMGQQR, from the coding sequence ATGGACGATGTGATACTCAGTGTGGAGAACCTCTCCAAGACGTTTGGGACCAGCCAGGTCTTGCGCTCGGTCTCGTTTTCTGTGAAGAAAGGAGAGACCAAGGTCTTTATCGGTCCGTCCGGGACCGGGAAGACGACCCTGCTGCGCTGTATCAACCAGTTGACACCACCTGACACCGGAACAGTGCGTCTCCATGGGGAGGAGGTGACCGCCACCTCCCCGCGGATCAACTACTTCCGGCAGAAGATGGGGATGGTCTTTCAAAACTTCTACCTCTTCGACCATCTGACCGCGGTGAAGAACATTGAGCTCGCCCTGATTCGGGTGCAGGGGCTCAGCCGGGACGAGGCCCATACAAAGGCCCTGCAGGAGCTCGAACGGGTCGGTCTCCTGGACAAGGCGGATTGTTACCCGGCCGAACTCTCGGGCGGGCAGCAACAGCGGGTCGCGATCGCTCGGGCTCTCGCCGGGGACCCGGATGTCATGCTCTTTGACGAGCCGACCTCAGCACTCGACCCAGAACGGATCAGCGAGGTGCTTGAGATCATCCGTGACCTGGCTAGAAGTGGAATGACGATGCTGATCATCACCCACGAGATGAGTTTTGCGCTCTCGGTGGCTTCTGAGATCCTGTTCATGGAGAAGGGGCAGATCGTCGAACGTGGCACTCCGCAGGAGATGCAGAACAACCCAGACTTCCAGCGGACCCGGGCATTCCTCTCCCACCTCGGCGACCATGCCGGGCCGATGGGGCAGCAGAGATGA
- a CDS encoding amino acid ABC transporter permease, whose translation MTDLVQALIGSFPYLLGGIWVTLGLVLSSLLLGFLIGVPMALAQVYGKRLLSAIVATYVWIFRGLPNLVLLFLFYFGLFPLAGLDVDPFFVGIVVLGLRSGAYQSQIFRGAIQSIGDGQMLAARSLGMSRVQAITSVILPQAFRIALPGWSNEYPILLTDSAVCYAIGIMEILTRANNIVTQTYQPMPVFLICAGIYILLNYGGLKIFHFVEKRYRIPGFGTGGV comes from the coding sequence GTGACCGACCTGGTTCAGGCGCTCATCGGCTCATTTCCCTATCTTCTCGGTGGGATCTGGGTCACTCTTGGCCTGGTTCTCTCCTCACTGCTGCTTGGATTTCTGATCGGCGTCCCGATGGCGCTTGCGCAGGTGTACGGAAAACGGCTGCTCAGTGCGATTGTTGCGACCTATGTCTGGATATTCCGTGGTCTCCCGAATCTGGTCCTCCTCTTCCTCTTTTACTTTGGGCTCTTTCCGCTGGCAGGGCTCGATGTAGATCCGTTCTTCGTCGGGATCGTGGTCCTCGGGCTGCGGAGCGGGGCATACCAGTCACAGATCTTCCGCGGGGCGATCCAGTCGATTGGGGACGGGCAGATGCTGGCCGCCCGGTCGCTCGGCATGAGCCGGGTGCAGGCGATCACCAGTGTGATCCTGCCCCAGGCTTTCCGGATCGCCCTTCCTGGCTGGTCCAACGAGTACCCGATCCTGCTGACCGACTCTGCGGTCTGCTATGCCATCGGGATCATGGAGATTCTGACCCGGGCCAACAATATTGTCACCCAGACCTACCAGCCGATGCCGGTCTTTCTGATCTGTGCTGGGATCTATATCCTGCTCAATTATGGCGGGCTGAAGATCTTCCATTTCGTGGAGAAGCGCTACCGGATCCCGGGATTCGGAACCGGAGGAGTCTGA
- a CDS encoding PAS domain-containing sensor histidine kinase translates to MKQEMERLRQELEDLRSRNRELEETLDAIQSGEVDAIVVSKEGRKEIYTLEGADHLYRVLVEKIQEGALTLTVTGMILYANTAFVAMRRQRLSAIIGTSLRDHIAPRDRSRFDELLTRSLTGPGRGEMLVCSGAGSFPVLVSMTPIMVDGSPKLSVVISDRKEDYDRLHLQSRMLDAVADAVIATDPAGRIIYWNWSATRTYGWKEAEAMGQSLNEAVVRELSQDDADRMAEQLGSGNAWSGEFQVHHRDGHLFPIHVNQAPVFDEDGEFVAVIGTSHDISERKAIERALAESEAEARSFMDNMVDACAICETVYSPDGKPIDIRLVEVNAALAQELGRPAAEIAGWTAFKIRPELTLPWFDRFLEVHRTGAAMQFEEPFPVVGRWYRIAAFPVRGGRVAVVFHNITERKQAEEALAESEDRYRSLVEKSIDAVLLSLPDGSILAANAGASQIFGMTEEELIQAGRASLIDESDPRFTAAYEERARTGRFSGELTYRRKDGTLFPGEVTSALFTDRNGAIMSTMIIRDITKRKEIEESLKIYSERLQVSNEELQRFAYIASHDLQAPLRSIVSFSQLLDRRYRGKFDKDADDYIRFIVDGGVRMQNLIKDLLLVSRIETQVQSFAPTDARTVVADTIRSLETLILEIGAVVTVDPLPIVMADPPQLEQVFTNLIGNAIKYRRPEVPVVVWVSAVRQGGWWEFAVRDNGIGIEPEYFDQIFEMFSRLQTKDEYEGTGIGLAIVRKIVARHGGKIWVESTPGKGSIFHFTLPGESIKGRDTDV, encoded by the coding sequence ATGAAACAGGAGATGGAGAGGCTCAGGCAGGAGCTCGAAGACCTGCGTTCCCGGAACCGGGAACTCGAAGAGACGCTGGATGCGATTCAGTCCGGCGAGGTGGACGCGATCGTCGTCTCGAAAGAGGGGCGTAAGGAGATCTACACGCTGGAAGGGGCGGACCACCTGTACCGCGTCCTTGTCGAGAAGATCCAGGAGGGGGCCCTCACCCTGACGGTGACCGGAATGATCCTGTACGCCAACACGGCCTTCGTCGCAATGCGCCGGCAGCGTCTCTCTGCGATCATCGGCACCTCTCTCCGCGATCATATCGCACCCCGGGATCGGAGTCGCTTCGACGAACTGCTCACCAGGTCCCTGACCGGCCCGGGCAGGGGCGAAATGCTCGTCTGCAGTGGCGCCGGGTCATTTCCCGTGCTGGTCTCGATGACCCCGATCATGGTGGACGGGTCGCCGAAGCTGAGCGTCGTGATCAGCGACCGGAAGGAGGACTACGACCGTCTGCATCTCCAGAGCCGCATGCTCGACGCCGTCGCCGACGCAGTCATCGCAACCGATCCTGCCGGCCGGATCATCTACTGGAACTGGTCGGCCACACGGACGTACGGCTGGAAAGAAGCCGAGGCGATGGGACAGAGCCTGAACGAGGCCGTTGTGCGCGAACTGTCGCAGGACGACGCCGATCGTATGGCCGAGCAGCTCGGCTCCGGCAATGCCTGGTCTGGCGAGTTCCAGGTTCACCATCGCGACGGCCATCTCTTTCCTATCCATGTGAACCAGGCACCGGTCTTCGACGAGGATGGTGAGTTCGTCGCAGTGATCGGCACAAGCCACGATATCAGCGAACGAAAGGCGATCGAGCGAGCCCTGGCCGAGAGCGAGGCGGAAGCGCGGTCGTTCATGGATAACATGGTCGATGCCTGTGCGATCTGCGAGACTGTGTACTCCCCCGATGGTAAACCAATCGACATCCGCCTGGTCGAGGTCAATGCAGCCCTCGCCCAGGAGTTGGGTCGGCCGGCCGCCGAGATCGCGGGATGGACCGCCTTCAAGATCCGTCCGGAGCTTACCCTCCCCTGGTTCGACCGGTTCCTTGAGGTCCACAGAACAGGGGCAGCTATGCAGTTCGAGGAGCCGTTCCCTGTGGTTGGACGCTGGTACCGTATCGCCGCGTTCCCGGTCCGCGGGGGTCGGGTCGCCGTGGTGTTCCATAACATCACCGAGCGAAAGCAGGCGGAGGAGGCGCTGGCTGAGAGTGAGGATCGGTATCGCTCCCTGGTCGAGAAAAGCATCGATGCCGTCCTGCTCAGCTTGCCAGACGGCTCTATTCTTGCAGCCAATGCAGGGGCCTCTCAGATCTTCGGCATGACCGAGGAGGAACTGATACAGGCCGGCCGGGCCTCGCTCATCGATGAATCAGATCCCAGATTCACGGCCGCCTACGAGGAACGGGCCCGGACCGGCCGGTTCAGTGGAGAACTGACGTATCGACGGAAGGACGGGACACTCTTTCCGGGGGAGGTGACCTCGGCCCTCTTCACAGACCGGAACGGCGCCATTATGTCGACGATGATCATCAGGGACATCACCAAACGGAAAGAGATTGAGGAATCCCTGAAAATCTACTCTGAACGGTTACAGGTGAGCAACGAGGAGCTCCAACGATTCGCGTACATCGCAAGTCACGACCTGCAGGCGCCGCTGCGATCGATCGTCAGCTTCAGCCAGCTCCTCGATCGCCGATATAGGGGAAAGTTCGATAAGGACGCCGATGATTACATCCGATTCATCGTCGATGGTGGCGTGCGGATGCAGAATCTGATCAAAGATCTGCTCCTGGTCTCCCGGATAGAGACACAGGTACAATCGTTCGCCCCGACTGATGCTCGCACGGTGGTCGCCGATACTATTCGCTCGCTTGAAACCCTGATCCTGGAGATCGGTGCCGTGGTGACCGTCGATCCGCTGCCGATCGTCATGGCCGACCCACCGCAGCTCGAGCAGGTCTTTACAAACCTGATCGGGAATGCGATCAAGTACCGGCGGCCGGAGGTACCGGTTGTCGTCTGGGTCTCTGCCGTTCGTCAGGGCGGTTGGTGGGAGTTCGCGGTCAGGGACAACGGAATCGGGATCGAACCTGAGTACTTCGACCAGATCTTCGAGATGTTCAGCCGGCTCCAGACGAAGGACGAGTATGAAGGAACCGGGATCGGGCTTGCGATCGTCAGAAAGATCGTCGCGCGACATGGGGGAAAAATATGGGTTGAGTCCACGCCCGGTAAGGGGTCCATATTTCACTTCACCCTGCCAGGAGAAAGCATTAAGGGGAGAGATACGGATGTATGA
- a CDS encoding circadian clock KaiB family protein, which yields MNDEKIPGDVTADFEQKLNEIREGPFVLRLYIAGNSPRSQTAIENVKRICEEYLEGRCELEVIDIYQDLTTIPEDLVLAAPTLIRRLPLPLRRVIGDMTEKDKVLIGLDLIPKT from the coding sequence ATGAACGACGAGAAGATCCCCGGAGACGTGACAGCAGACTTCGAACAGAAACTCAACGAAATAAGAGAGGGTCCATTCGTGCTCCGTCTGTATATTGCCGGGAACTCGCCTCGCTCCCAGACGGCCATCGAGAACGTGAAGAGGATCTGTGAAGAGTATCTGGAAGGCCGGTGCGAGCTCGAGGTGATCGATATCTATCAGGACCTAACCACCATCCCCGAGGACCTCGTCCTTGCCGCTCCAACCCTGATCAGGAGACTGCCATTGCCGCTCAGACGCGTCATCGGAGATATGACCGAGAAGGATAAGGTGCTCATCGGGCTCGACCTGATCCCAAAGACCTGA
- a CDS encoding circadian clock KaiB family protein, whose product MMAPDQEATSSDEFWRLRLYIAGQTPKALTAFENLKRICEEHLKGRYTIEVIDLLVNPQLAEGDQIIAIPTLIRNLPTPIKKIIGDLSNTEKVLVGLDLKRVR is encoded by the coding sequence ATGATGGCCCCCGACCAGGAGGCGACGTCTTCCGATGAGTTTTGGAGACTCCGGCTGTACATCGCCGGCCAGACCCCGAAGGCGCTGACGGCTTTTGAGAATCTGAAGAGGATCTGCGAGGAGCATCTGAAGGGCAGGTATACGATCGAGGTGATCGATCTCCTGGTCAACCCCCAGCTGGCCGAAGGGGATCAGATCATCGCGATCCCCACCCTGATCAGGAATCTCCCGACGCCGATAAAGAAGATCATCGGGGACCTCTCCAACACAGAGAAGGTGCTGGTGGGTCTCGACCTGAAGAGGGTGCGCTGA